Proteins encoded in a region of the Pocillopora verrucosa isolate sample1 chromosome 11, ASM3666991v2, whole genome shotgun sequence genome:
- the LOC131794548 gene encoding uncharacterized protein yields MMGQCFGTEDGSFLPFRQKRGYDRFTTFAPKSKWRYADEHLLTEIQDPRSDDELDLSDVRRQTGHEPNGRQNPQTSANVRTGLRQERPERWQVQVH; encoded by the exons ATGATGGGGCAGTGTTTTGGAACAGAAGACGGAAGCTTTTTGCCTTTTCGGCAAAAGCGGGGCTATGATCGCTTCACAACATTCGCTCCGAAGAGCAAATG gaGATACGCTGATGAACACTTATTGACAGAAATACAGGATCCACGTTCTGATGATGAACTTGATTTATCAG atgtAAGGCGTCAAACAGGACATGAACCAAATGGGCGACAAAACCCTCAAACCTCAGCAAATGTTAGGACAGGACTTAGACAAGAGAG GCCAGAAAGATGGCAAGTGCAAGTTCATTGA
- the LOC136284291 gene encoding uncharacterized protein, translating into MMSEMSDEDLYSCSASDTDEDEFHKWPRVERTSRFSLVFFILGVSLIVPFTTFVCAAEDVLAGTNKPTGLVIISLAAPSCILKVVSLCFHQVSYVARVFLTATFVLAGQLCTVFISNLEGRIVGVCLVSVGTGIGEVCLLMQAAKMLEEAALCSFIIGTGAGAVLGAASYVGLTVWATVDPRTAILVSAIWPPLFLLLFTVSRGNLHLVCNSQTSGSISRFERRNFEVDCRLTPRWRERSLSVWKSCPHFLVLFLVYFGEYIVLSAILTTLVVEGAGVGPEFVPRGHFEHYVLSTMVGEFLGRTFISMLRAVAPGFFCISASVLAIFPLAQTIFLLLATWYRLVPEVWIIWLLCFIQGTICGMIFSNSYHIVARRFLSQHVIFTITLACILETAGILTAGLIGWHIEPLLLGRCIHHFGNRSDCLTRSTDPGFWEYGNRFNYDSRTALSL; encoded by the exons ATGATGTCCGAAATGAGCGATGAAGACCTCTACAGCTGTTCTGCTTCTGATACAGACGAAGATGAATTTCACAAATGGCCACGAGTCGAAAGAACATCCAGATTTTCgctagttttctttattctcggAGTTTCTCTGATAGTGCCCTTCACCACATTCGTTTGTGCGGCTGAAGATGTGTTAGCAGGAACTAATAAACCAACAGGATTGGTGATTATATCGTTAGCAGCTCCTTCGTGCATTCTCAAGGTAGTGTCGCTGTGTTTTCATCAAGTGTCGTACGTCGCTCGCGTTTTCCTCACGGCCACATTTGTCCTCGCAGGGCAGTTGTGTACAGTGTTCATTTCCAACCTTGAAGGTCGCATAGTGGGAGTTTGTTTGGTTTCTGTTGGAACAGGAATTGGAGAAGTTTGTCTTCTCATGCAAGCTGCAAAAATGCTGGAAGAAGCTGCCCTATGTTCGTTTATAATAGGAACCGGAGCTGGTGCAGTTCTAGGTGCTGCCTCTTACGTAG GCTTGACAGTCTGGGCCACAGTAGACCCAAGAACAGCCATATTGGTGTCCGCTATATGGCCGCCGTTGTTTCTCCTTTTGTTCACAGTTTCACGCGGAAATCTTCATCTCGTCTGCAATTCACAAACTTCTGGGTCAATATCACGGTTTGAACGGCGAAACTTTGAAGTTGACTGTCGTTTAACTCCACGCTGGAGAGAAAGATCTTTGTCGGTGTGGAAGTCTTGCCctcattttttggttttgttcttggTTTATTTTGGAGAATATATTGTCCTTTCGGCAATCCTGACGACGTTAGTAGTTGAGGGCGCAGGAGTGGGTCCAGAATTTGTCCCAAGGGGACATTTTGAGCACTATGTTCTGAGCACCATGGTTGGAGAGTTCCTCGGTCGAACTTTCATTTCCATGCTTCGCGCCGTCGCGCCCGgatttttctgcatttcagCCTCAGTGCTCGCGATTTTTCCTCTTGCTCAGACCATTTTCCTTTTACTAGCAACCTGGTACCGACTTGTTCCAGAGGTGTGGATTATTTGGCTGTTGTGCTTCATTCAGGGCACAATTTGTGGGATGATCTTCTCGAACTCGTACCACATCGTCGCGAGAAGGTTCCTCTCGCAGCACGTCATATTCACTATCACGCTTGCGTGTATATTAGAGACCGCTGGTATTCTGACTGCGGGCCTGATTGGCTGGCACATCGAACCTTTGCTCCTCGGGCGCTGTATTCACCATTTTGGAAATAGATCGGATTGTTTAACACGAAGCACGGACCCAGGTTTTTGGGAATACGGAAATAGGTTTAACTATGATAGCAGAACTGCATTATCGTTATAA
- the LOC131794559 gene encoding uncharacterized protein, with protein MAASRSTFGNFSSRVLQFYRESHGLRVPVCNLSTSQVCKKKTPHTVGVPAWAKAGLRRKNVLLEMKKPKSERQIQAEFNLENDTTELNLYTTTRRGPLFENTADTESRIEKAKITMSADKTMFVCYHPAKPFPLQFSKDIGYHVWWHQDTNYTENYRDHLTKEETAEVKKLRAEDPKLWTVIALSRMLEVKPLAILLAAPLTDEQKFELEVERKLLNEWTLSKRKIYRANQELERLRYYQETRANSPENGEKTIKSESEDVASENRAVSGS; from the exons ATGGCCGCCAGTAGGAGTACATTTGGAAATTTCTCGTCTCGAGTACTTCAATTCTATAGAGAATCTCATGGATTGAGAG TTCCCGTCTGTAATCTCTCAACAAGTCAAgtttgcaaaaagaaaacaccTCATACAGTTGGTGTCCCTGCGTGGGCAAAAGCTGGATTAAGAAGAAAGAATGTTTTATTAGAAATGAAGAAACCAAAATCGGAGAGACAGATCCAAGCAGAATTTAACCTGGAAAATGACACAACAGAACTCAACTTGTATACTACGACAAGAAGAGGTCCTCTCTTCGAGAACACTGCGGATACAGAGAGTCGAATAGAAAA AGCAAAGATAACAATGTCAGCTGATAAGACCATGTTCGTTTGCTACCATCCTGCCAAACCATTTCCTCTACAGTTTTCAAAG GACATAGGTTATCATGTGTGGTGGCACCAGGATACCAACTACACTGAAAACTATCGAGATCATTTGACAAAGGAAGAG ACCGCAGAGGTAAAAAAGCTCCGTGCAGAAGATCCCAAGCTGTGGACAGTGATTGCTCTGAGTCGAATGTTGGAAGTAAAACCTTTGGCAATACT GTTGGCCGCTCCTCTTACGGATGAACAGAAGTTTGAACTTGAAGTGGAACGAAAGCTTTTAAACGAATGGACCCTTTCAAAACGGAAAATATACCGAGCTAACCAGGAATTG GAAAGACTGCGTTACTATCAGGAAACTAGAGCGAACTCTCCTGAAAACGGAGAAAAGACTATCAAGAGCGAATCTGAAGATGTTGCCTCTGAAAATAGAGCCGTGAGTGGAAGTTAA